CAGCGCGAGGATGTTGGTCTGGAACGCAATGCCGTCGATCACGCCGATGATCTCCGAGATCCGGCGCGAACTCTCGGTGATCTCGCTCATCGTGCTCACCACTTCGCGCACCGCCTGCCCGCCGCGCTCCGCCGCCTGGCTCGCCGATTCGGACAGCCGGTTCGCCTGCGTCGCGGTCTCCGCGTTGCTCGACACGGTCGCCGTCATCTGCGCCATCGACGCGGCCGTCTGCTGCACGCTCGTCGCCGCCTGCTCGGTGCGCGCGCTCAGATCGTGGTTGCCCTGCGCGATCTCGTTGATCGCGCGCTGCACGGTCAGCACCTGCTCGCTCACGTCGTCGATCAGCCAGCGGAACATCAGCCCGAGCTGATTGATCGTGCGCAGCGACATGCCGATTTCGTCGACGCGGTTCATGTTGACGCCCTGACGGCTCGCCCCGGTCGCGACATCGAGCGCCTGCCGGCGCAGCGTGCGCAGCGGGCGCGCGATCTGCGCGTCGAGCCACCATGCGGCGAGCGCCGCGCCGCCGAGCGTCGCGCCCGCGAGTTTCGCGAGCGGCGCGCCCGTCATGCCGGCCGCACACGCGGCGACGACGATCGCCGGCGTCAGCGTGACCATCGGCAAATGAATGCGCGCGCGCACCGACATCGTCTGCAGCAGCGAGCGCGCGCGCAACAGCCCGGCGCGCACGATCAAACCCTTGTGGAAACGCCGGCTGCCCGCGCGGCCCTCGCGAAATTCGCGATAGAGCGAGTCGGCGGCGGCGATCTCGGCGCGCGCGGGCTTCGTGCGCACGGACATGTAGCCTTGCGTCTGGCCGCCGCGAATCACGGGCACCGCGTTCGCGCGCACCCAGTAGTGATCGCCGTTCTCGCGGCGGTTCTTGACGAGCGCGGTCCACGGCTCGCCGCGCTTCAACGTCGCCCACATGTCGGCGAACGCTTCGCGCGGCATGTCGGGATGGCGGACGACGTTGTGCGGCGCGCCGACGATCTCGTCGCTCGAGAAGCCGCTGACTTGCACGAACGCCGCGTTCGCATACGTGATGCGGCCGTGCGGATCGGTCGTCGACATCAGCGTGGCGTCGTCGGGATATTCGAATTCGTGTTGGGTGACCGGTTGGTTGTTACGCATGAGCGCTCCGAATATTAGATCTGCATCCCTTTTCTGCTTTCATCGGCCGAATGAATCAATCGAATTGCTTTCGATAGGCCTGTACCCTTTTTCGGCAAGCATTCAAGAAAATTGACATCGGCCTGGGAAAACCCGATGTGGCAGATTTAGTGTTGACATGCATCAGACAAATGCCCCGAGCGCGCCGGCTCCGCGCGCCGCGACAAAATCGGCCGGCGCCGCCCTATTCGGATGGTTATCGCCGGCCGTCCGGTTTCTTCTGATCGGAATCAAACAATTTCGTATGAATTATTCCAATTTCCTTATCAAGCGAATATTCATGAATTGAAGCGATATTCATTGACAAAAACATTCCGTTTTGAAATGGATGCGAAATGCTTCTGATTTCGCTATCCCGACATTCTTGCGGGACGCGGATTTGTCTTTGAGGCCAATGAGTTAAGCGAGCGACGAAGCGCCGAGGCGGCGTGCGGATGGGGAGCGATCGCGTGCGTCGCGGTGCGGGGCGAAGAGACGGCGGGAACCGGCGGCAGCGCGATCGAGATCGACACGCCGCGCCGTCCATCACGATCGACCGACGCCGGCCCAGTCGGCCGGCGCGCGGCCGGCGGGACCTCGAACGCGGCGTGCGTTCGTTGCGCGGACAACGCACGGAGCCGGCACGCGGCGCGGCCGCCCGCCGAGGCCGCTAAAGACAAACGGCCCGGCTCTTGCGAGCGCGGGCCGCTTGAGGGAAGCCGCCGCGCGACGCGCGGCGGCGCGCATCACACGCGCTCGATCGCGATCGCGATGCCCTGCCCGACGCCGATGCACATCGTGCAGAGCGCGAAGCGGCCGCCGGTGCGATGCAACTGATACGTCGCGCTCGTCACGAGCCGCGCGCCCGAGGCGCCGAGCGGATGGCCGAGCGCGATCGCGCCGCCGTTCGGATTCACGCGCGCATCGTCGTCGGCGACGCCCAGCAGCCGCAGCACCGCCAGGCCCTGCGATGCGAACGCCTCGTTCAGCTCGATCACGTCGAACTGGTCGAGCGTCATGCCAAGCCGCGCGAGCAGCTTCTGCGTCGCCGGCGCCGGGCCGATCCCCATCACCCGCGGCTCGACGCCCGCGGTCGCGATCCCCAGCACGCGCGCGCGCGGCACGAGGCCGTGACGCCGCGCGGCCGCCTCGCTCGCGACGAGCAGCGCGCACGCGCCGTCGTTCACGCCCGACGCGTTGCCTGCCGTCACCGTGCCGTCCGGCCGCACGACGCCCTTGAGTTTGGCGAGCGCATCGAGCGTCGTCTCGCGCGGATGCTCGTCGCGCGCCACGACGAGCGGCTCGCCCTTCTTCTGCGCGATCGTCACCGGCACGATTTCCTGCGCGAGGGTGCCGTCGGCCTGCGCGCGCGCCGCCTTCTGCTGGCTGCGCAGCGCGAACGCGTCCTGATCGGCGCGGCTCACGCGGTAATCGGTCGCGACGTGCTCGGCCGTCTCCGGCATCGAATCGACGCCATACTGCTGTTTCATCAGCGGATTGACAAAGCGCCAGCCGATCGTCGTATCGAAGATCTCGGCCTGCCGCGAGAACGCGCTCGTCGCCTTGCCCGTGACGAACGGCGCACGGCTCATGCTCTCGACGCCGCCCGCGATCATCAGGTTCGCCTCGCCGGCCTTGATCGCGCGCGCGGCGATGCCGATCGCGTCCATCCCGGAGCCGCAGAGGCGGTTGATCGTCGCGCCGGGCACGGCGTGGGGCAAGCCGGCGAGCAGCAGCGACATGCGCGCGACGTTGCGGTTGTCTTCGCCGGCCTGGTTCGCGCAGCCGTAGATCACGTCGTCGACGGCGGCCCAGTCGACGTCGCGGTTGCGCTCGGCGAGCGCCTTGAGCGGCACCGCGCCGAGGTCGTCGGCCCGCACCGGGGCCAGCGCGCCGCCGTAGCGGCCGATGGGCGTTCGGATTGCGTCACACAGGAATGCTTCGGTCATGTCGTCTCCGGTCGGTCTGATCCCGCGAGCCGACTCGACATCGCCGCCTCCGCTCGCCTCGAATTCACTTGATAAAAGTTCGATATATGAACATAAGATCGTTAATCGAAC
The nucleotide sequence above comes from Burkholderia thailandensis E264. Encoded proteins:
- the pcaF gene encoding 3-oxoadipyl-CoA thiolase — encoded protein: MTEAFLCDAIRTPIGRYGGALAPVRADDLGAVPLKALAERNRDVDWAAVDDVIYGCANQAGEDNRNVARMSLLLAGLPHAVPGATINRLCGSGMDAIGIAARAIKAGEANLMIAGGVESMSRAPFVTGKATSAFSRQAEIFDTTIGWRFVNPLMKQQYGVDSMPETAEHVATDYRVSRADQDAFALRSQQKAARAQADGTLAQEIVPVTIAQKKGEPLVVARDEHPRETTLDALAKLKGVVRPDGTVTAGNASGVNDGACALLVASEAAARRHGLVPRARVLGIATAGVEPRVMGIGPAPATQKLLARLGMTLDQFDVIELNEAFASQGLAVLRLLGVADDDARVNPNGGAIALGHPLGASGARLVTSATYQLHRTGGRFALCTMCIGVGQGIAIAIERV
- a CDS encoding methyl-accepting chemotaxis protein yields the protein MRNNQPVTQHEFEYPDDATLMSTTDPHGRITYANAAFVQVSGFSSDEIVGAPHNVVRHPDMPREAFADMWATLKRGEPWTALVKNRRENGDHYWVRANAVPVIRGGQTQGYMSVRTKPARAEIAAADSLYREFREGRAGSRRFHKGLIVRAGLLRARSLLQTMSVRARIHLPMVTLTPAIVVAACAAGMTGAPLAKLAGATLGGAALAAWWLDAQIARPLRTLRRQALDVATGASRQGVNMNRVDEIGMSLRTINQLGLMFRWLIDDVSEQVLTVQRAINEIAQGNHDLSARTEQAATSVQQTAASMAQMTATVSSNAETATQANRLSESASQAAERGGQAVREVVSTMSEITESSRRISEIIGVIDGIAFQTNILALNAAVEAARAGEQGRGFAVVAGEVRALAQRSANAAKEIKTLIGASVEQVESGAQTVDYAGKTMDEIVSQVKRVSDLIAEISASTSEQRSGVTQVDDAVVHLDNITQQNAALVEESAAASESLRQQATLLVDAVGVFR